One Rosa chinensis cultivar Old Blush chromosome 5, RchiOBHm-V2, whole genome shotgun sequence genomic region harbors:
- the LOC112201882 gene encoding indole-3-acetic acid-amido synthetase GH3.6 — MPEAPKSSLKQKNEEALKFIESVTENSDEVQKRVLGEILAANAHVEYLQRHGLNGHTDRETFKKIMPVITYDNIHPDINRIANGDTSQILCSKPISEFLTSSGTSGGERKLMPTIEEELERRSLLYSLLMPVMSQYVPELEKGKGMYFLFIKSEAKTPGGLVARPVLTSYYKSSHFKQRPYDPYTNYTSPNETILCPDSYQSMYSQLLCGLCQNKEVLRVGAVFASGFIRAIRFLEKHWPILCKDIEFGTLNPQITDPSVRESVLKILKPDPKLACFIATECGKKSWQGIITRLWPNTKYVDVIVTGTMSQYIPTLDYYSNGLPLVCTMYASSECYFGVNLNPMCKPSEVSYTLIPTMCYFEFLPVNRNNGVNSDSVSVPESLNEKEQQQLVDLVDVKLGQEYELVVTTYAGLYRYRVGDVLRVAGFKNKAPQFNFICRKNVVLSIDSDKTDEVELQNAVKYAVTHLVPFDATVAEYTSYADTLTVPGHYVLFWELSLNGSTPIPPSVFEDCCLAIEESLNSVYRQGRVSDKSIGPLEIKIVEAGTFDKLMDYAISLGASINQYKTPRCVKFAPIVELLNSRVVSNYFSPKCPKWAPGHKQWCNNHD, encoded by the exons ATGCCTGAAGCTCCAAAAAGCTCTCTGAAACAGAAGAACGAAGAGGCTCTCAAGTTCATCGAGAGTGTCACAGAAAACTCTGATGAGGTCCAGAAGCGTGTTCTGGGTGAAATCCTAGCTGCAAATGCTCATGTTGAGTATCTACAGCGACACGGCCTCAATGGTCACACTGACCGTGAGACTTTCAAGAAAATCATGCCTGTTATCACCTACGACAATATCCATCCTGACATCAACCGTATCGCAAATGGCGACACTTCCCAAATCCTCTGCTCAAAACCCATTTCGGAGTTTTTGACAAG CTCTGGGACATCTGGAGGGGAGAGGAAATTGATGCCAACAATTGAAGAAGAGCTGGAGAGGAGGTCACTGCTCTATAGCCTATTGATGCCTGTGATGAGCCAATATGTGCCTGAATTAGAAAAGGGCAAGGGAATGTACTTTTTGTTCATAAAATCTGAGGCCAAAACACCTGGGGGCCTTGTGGCTCGTCCAGTGCTCACTAGCTATTACAAAAGCTCTCATTTCAAGCAGAGGCCTTATGACCCTTACACAAACTACACCAGCCCAAATGAGACCATTCTCTGCCCTGACTCCTACCAAAGCATGTACTCCCAATTGCTCTGTGGCCTTTGCCAGAACAAAGAAGTCCTCCGAGTTGGCGCTGTTTTCGCCTCTGGATTTATCCGAGCCATTCGCTTTCTCGAGAAGCATTGGCCTATTCTATGCAAGGACATAGAATTCGGGACTCTTAACCCCCAAATCACCGACCCATCGGTCCGGGAATCGGTCTTGAAAATCCTCAAACCGGACCCGAAGCTAGCCTGTTTCATTGCCACCGAGTGTGGGAAGAAATCATGGCAAGGGATCATAACAAGGCTGTGGCCTAACACAAAGTATGTGGATGTTATAGTGACTGGCACTATGTCACAGTACATTCCTACTTTGGATTACTACAGCAATGGGCTTCCTCTGGTTTGCACCATGTATGCTTCCTCTGAGTGCTATTTTGGTGTCAATCTCAACCCAATGTGCAAACCCAGTGAGGTTTCTTACACCCTCATTCCCACTATGTGCTACTTCGAGTTCCTCCCTGTTAACAGAAACAATGGGGTCAACTCGGATTCGGTGTCTGTACCCGAATCGCTCAATGAGAAGGAGCAGCAACAGTTGGTGGATCTTGTTGATGTGAAGCTAGGACAAGAATATGAGCTTGTTGTCACAACCTATGCTG GGCTTTACCGCTACAGAGTTGGAGATGTGCTAAGAGTGGCAGGGTTCAAGAACAAGGCTCCGCAATTCAACTTCATCTGCAGGAAAAACGTGGTTCTAAGCATTGATTCAGACAAGACTGATGAGGTTGAGCTCCAAAACGCTGTGAAGTATGCTGTGACCCATTTGGTGCCATTTGATGCAACTGTGGCAGAGTACACTAGCTATGCTGACACTTTAACAGTTCCAGGCCACTATGTGCTTTTCTGGGAGCTTAGCCTAAATGGCTCAACTCCAATCCCACCCTCAGTGTTTGAGGACTGCTGCTTGGCCATTGAGGAGTCACTCAACAGTGTGTACCGCCAAGGCAGAGTCTCCGACAAATCAATCGGGCCGCTGGAGATCAAGATTGTTGAGGCTGGGACTTTTGACAAGCTCATGGACTATGCTATAAGCTTGGGAGCTTCCATTAACCAATACAAGACCCCAAGGTGTGTGAAGTTTGCACCCATTGTTGAGCTCTTGAACTCTAGGGTGGTCTCAAACTACTTCAGTCCCAAGTGCCCCAAATGGGCCCCTGGCCACAAGCAATGGTGCAATAACCATGATTGA